The DNA region TTGGCGGCCTCGTCGAAGCCGTTGGCGATCTTGATGGGGTGAATGCCCTTCTCAATCAGCTCCAGGGCCTGGTCGAGCAGCGCGCTGGCCAGCACGACCACGCCGGTTGTGCCGTCGCCGACCTCGTCATCCTGCGACTTGGACAGCTGCACCAGAAGCTTGGCGATCTCGTTGTCGAGCTCCATCTGCGACAGAATGGTAGCGCCATCGTTGGTGATGGTGATCTCGCCGTCCGGCGAGATGAGGATCTTGTCGAGCCCGCGGGGCCCCAGGGACGTCTTGATGATGGACGCCACGGAGCGCGCCGCGAGGATGTGCgacttcttggcctccaGACCGTGCTGTCTCTGCTTGGTACCCTGATCTTTCACGATGATGAACGGTCTGCCCATCTCGTCCTGGGCCACGATGGCGTTGGACATGTCGGGCATCTGCATGCCCTGAGGTTGCATCTGAGCCATTGCGTCGCTGTTACGGGGGTTTGGTGGGTGTGGAGCGATGCGCTTTGGGATCGACGGCTAGAAGATGTACGCGCTACAAGTGGTAAAATTTTGCCACCTGGATGGAAGAGAGCTGGAGGGAGGGACGATGTTCGTGTGCAGTGATTATCTATATGAGTACATACGTTGGCACGCGGCCAGGCGAGAGGGCCCGTAATGTACAGGGTTTATGGCGGGCCTCGCGCGCGGGAGCGCGCTCAGTTGTTGGTACGGAAGCGGTAGCCGCAGGAGGTGCAGGTGTAGAAGACGGTGGCACCTTCGTCGGCGGACCGCAGCTGGAGGGTGTGGTAATGCATCTCGTCGTTGCCGCACTGCGGGCACTTTTCGCGGATGGTGGCGCCCTCCTCGAGCTCGTCTTTCTTGAGAGAGGTCTTGACGACGGACTTTTTGGAGCGCAGCGCGGAGGGGAACGCGTCGTCGGCGGTGGAGGTGACGACGCGCAAGTTGGAGAACTTTGCCTTGGCGTACTCGGCGCCGCACTGGGCGCACTCGAGCTGGGCGCCCTCGACGGCGGAGGGGTTGTCGAGAAGGTTACCGCACTCGGCGCAGAATATCAGGGAACCGACTACGGACATTGGTGTGTGGAGCGGGCGTGGGGGACGGTGGTGATGGGGGCGCGATGGGCAGAGacgagatgagatgagatgagatgggGCCGGCGACGACGAGCGTAAATTTTTCGATGTGTCACGTGGAGCGCTCGGCTATCCCACGTGATGAGATTGTTTCTCAGCACGTGATGCTTTCTCGACCGTGTCACGTGGCCGGTTTCCAGCCCCGCGGATCTGCGGCGCATCCATATCACGTGCCCGCGCAAGGGTATTCTGTCTTTGCGCTCGCGGCGCATAGAGCTTCCGGCCCGCGCGCATGCACTCGCATGCGCTCGCACGCGTCCGCGCACGCCTCACGTGTCGTTCCGCGGAGTTCGGCGTCATCCCGTACGCTCGGGCGTTCCTGCCCCCTTCTGGCAAGCACCTGCACCGAAGCATGCATACGTCGTGCAGAGCATCGCCGACGGAGCGTGTTCCTTGTGAAGCTCCGTCACCACGAGCGGCGTTCGGCGGCAACCGTTCGCGCgggaaaaaaaaacgccGGCGGCCCAGATCCACCCTAGTGCGCGCCGCGCAGCTTCGAGACACTGGGCCGGTACGGCCGTGACACGGCCGTAACGGTTCGAGGGCGGGCCTAGGCCCGCCCAATCTCCGGGAGATTTCCGAGCCAGACGCCGCTGTCGGCGCCGCTGCCTCTCCTTCCTCTGCTTCCTTTCACCGCTAGCGCTCCGCTTTTCGCGCCCATGCGCGCCTATTGTCTGCGCCTCCCACTGCTGCATAACAACCCCTCGACACGCGCTTTTCGCCTTGTTCTCCATGTGCCTTCTCGCCCGCTTCTCGCCCGCTTCTCGCCCGATTCTCGCGCTCTAACAAGCGTTTCACACACCTTAAGCCACAGCCCCGTTTCGTCTCCATTCTATGCCGTGCTTAGGCCTCCTGCTGACAAACGACGCGCCTGCCTAACAACGGCAGCATGAGACACAATGTTTGTTTCAGGACCATTCCTTCCACATTCTCTGCATCCATCTGCAaccagcagctcttcgagttCTGACACACGCCCGGGGGAAAGACCCCAAACCTTATCTGGGTGCACAAGAGGGCGTGCCGGATGGCGCGGGATCGCCGTCATGCACAAGTCACGCGGGCAAGCGCCTCTGTCGGGCCGCAGGGCTAGTATGACGTAAGCGCGCATTCGCACGCATTCGCGCGCTGACGCGCGCTTACCAGCGGGCACTCACAGACGCGTCCGCACGGCCCCGTGCTGCGCAATGCTTATCCCGCGGACGTGGGCCCTTCGATGTTGTCCGTCGAGGAAAAAGCACGCTTCAAGCGGTGTTTTCCTTTTGTCGCTTTTCGGTCCCGTTTGCCCCGGCCGTTGCGCTGCGCTGCGCGAGCGCAACTGGGTATATAAAACCGAGCGAGCTCGGAATCAAGCAGGGTCTTGCGGAAGCGCCGCGACCCTGTCCACAGTAAGCATTGCCTGTCGCGTACATAGCTTGCCTCGCATAGATACTTATAAGCTCGTGTGCATTCAGAGGTTCCGGGATTGATTCAGAACCGCAACCACAGCTTGGAATTCTTGCAGGTTGTCTTGCACGGGGAATTCCATCTACCTAACTTCGTTTCTGTTCTTTGGCCGGAGCGTTGTTACAGAGGAAGAACACGCACACATCCAGGCTACAGGCGCTGCAGTTGATACCAGAATCGCTACacgcgcgccgctgctAAGGTTGAGCCCTACACTGCCGGGTGCTCGCTAGTCTTGCAGCgtttttttattttcttaTAAGGGATGAGAACACAATTAGGCAGAAACAGCCGGAGGCTGATCACGCTCCTGCTGGTAACGGTGCTGGCGGAGGTGGTATACATCGTGGTTTCCGTGGTGCTGGTGGAAGATGGCCGCGAAGCAGGGATCGCAGGGCTCGCGCGCGGCGTTAGCGGCGGCgtcggcgccggcgccagCCGCCTGGAGCGGTGGTTGCTGGGCGGTTCCGCCGCGGTGTTCCGCGCAGACCCCAACCGCATGTTGCCGGGGCTGACGTCTGGGAGCCGAGTTCGGCTCCCGGACCGCGACGTCGAGTACGTGGTGCGTGGGCTGCGACGCAGCAGCGACGGCGACGGCGACAGTGGCAAGGCCTCGGCCGCGCCATCCGCGAGCGACCTCGTGAACTTCTACCGCGCCTGGAAGTTCGACACGGCGGTGCGCTACGTGCTGCCGTGCTCCGCCGCGCAGACGCTGTTTGGGCGGCTCCAGCGGCCGGTGGAGAACCTGGAGACGCTGTTCATAGGAGCCGGCGAAGCGGCCGAGGGCCCGGCCGAGCCCGCGGTGAAGGCCGGAGGTGAGGCCGGAGATAATCATGTCACCGGAGACGGCGCAGCCGCCGAGGGCCGCAACCTCCAGTTCCCGCTGCGCTCCTACAACTACGACCCGCGGCTCGCCACCGCCGTGTACTACGACGAGCTGCTGAACCATCTGGAGCACCAGGAAGTCCATGACGCAGAGTCGCTCTTCGCCAACCTCAGCGTGCCTTTCAACTGGTACGACTGGACTAACTCGCAGCTCCTTAACGGGTTCATCGACCTGCCGCCCGCGGAAAAGCCCGCCTGCGACATGATCGTGCGCAAATACTACCCCGCCGACAAGGTGCTCGCGTTCGAGCGCCGGTTCGGCtacaagctcttcgaggAGGaccgcgcgcgcggcctGGGCGCGGCCAAGTTCGACAGCGTGTCTGCGTTCTCGCACTCCACGCCGCGGCTACCGCGGCCCGAGGAGCTGTGCGACTCGGATCAGGCCAATGCGCTGCTGCCGGGGTTCCGCATGCTCAAGCCGCTCAACTTCTCGCGGCCCGAGCTCTACGGGCTGCAGGCACGCGCCACGCTCATGACTACCGCGGAGCCCCCCAACTCCATCACGTTTCTTAACCGGAACGGCTCCACGCTGCAGGTCGAGGTCGACGCAGGCGCGCCGCTGGACTCTGCGGGCGTGCCACGCGGGCTGCTGTTCAACGGCCTGCTGCGCAACTACCTTCGCCGCAACGTGCCCTCGTACCCGGAGTTTCCGGCCCGCGACATCGAGTTCGACAACAtccagaagttcaaggcCCTGAAAGAGCTCGTGACCAAATCTCTGACGCGGCCATCCACCGCGTCTGCGGAACCAGCAGAGCCCACAGAACCCGTTCAGCCCACCGAGATGCCTTATCTCATCGAGATGAGCAACGACGAGTTTGAGTTCGAcgccaaggccaagatcCGCGAGCTTGAGGCTCTCGAGACCCGCACACGCCACCAGCAGTCATATTTGGAGTCCCTCAAGTTCTCCATCAACACCCATCCAATGCATCTTGCCAAGTACTTCAATGAGGCCTCTTCTGTCTCCGACTACGTCCACTTGGGCCACCACTTCGACGCCCGTTTCTTCAGGGGTGGGGTCGAACACACCGACATGCGCGCCCGTCTGGACGCTCTGGTCCGCGCCTGGCTCAACTTTGTGCATTCCAACGGCCTCAACTCCTGGCTGTCCCACGGCACCATGTATGGGTGGCTCTACGACGGTCTGGCTTTCCCCTGGGACGGCGACCACGACATGCAAATGCCCATCGTCCACCTGAACAAGCTGGCCGAGAAGTTCAATCAGACGCTGATCGTCGAGGACCCCGAAGTGGGCAATGGCCGCTTCTTCCTGGACGTAACCAGCTCCATCACCAGTAGAATCCacggcaacaacaacaacaacattGATGCCCGGTTCATCGACGTTGACTCTGGTCTTTACGTCGACATTACAGGTCTGTCGGTGTCCTCCGACGGCGCCAACAAGCGCTTCGACCCTCtgatcaagaacttcactACGCAAAACAACATCTCCAGCCTCACCCACTTCAAGGATCCCAACCTTGTCGAGGGTATTACCGGCCTATCGTACGACGAAATGGTCAAGGCTGAGACGAAGCAATACGGAAACTTCACCAAGCAGCGCGAGCATGTCCTGAAGTCGTACTTTAACACTGTTAACTCGAGGCAGAACGGAAAAGATAAGGAATCTCCTGATTACCGCTACAATATCAACAAGCACATCCAGGTCTACAACTGCCGCAACAACCACTACAACCATCTGTCGGAGCTGTCGCCCTTGAGACTCACGTTCTTCCACGGTGCCAAGGCATACGTACCCAACCGCGTGATccagatcttgaaaaacgagTACCATGCCCCCAGCAACTACTCCTATATTGAGTTTCAGGGCCGCTCGTTTGTGCCTGAGTTTCGTCTGTGGATTG from Lachancea thermotolerans CBS 6340 chromosome C complete sequence includes:
- the RPA12 gene encoding DNA-directed RNA polymerase I core subunit RPA12 (highly similar to uniprot|P32529 Saccharomyces cerevisiae YJR063W RPA12 RNA polymerase I subunit A12.2 contains two zinc binding domains and the N terminal domain is responsible for anchoring to the RNA pol I complex); this encodes MSVVGSLIFCAECGNLLDNPSAVEGAQLECAQCGAEYAKAKFSNLRVVTSTADDAFPSALRSKKSVVKTSLKKDELEEGATIREKCPQCGNDEMHYHTLQLRSADEGATVFYTCTSCGYRFRTNN
- a CDS encoding LicD family protein (weakly similar to uniprot|P40355 Saccharomyces cerevisiae YJR061W Hypothetical ORF), with protein sequence MRTQLGRNSRRLITLLLVTVLAEVVYIVVSVVLVEDGREAGIAGLARGVSGGVGAGASRLERWLLGGSAAVFRADPNRMLPGLTSGSRVRLPDRDVEYVVRGLRRSSDGDGDSGKASAAPSASDLVNFYRAWKFDTAVRYVLPCSAAQTLFGRLQRPVENLETLFIGAGEAAEGPAEPAVKAGGEAGDNHVTGDGAAAEGRNLQFPLRSYNYDPRLATAVYYDELLNHLEHQEVHDAESLFANLSVPFNWYDWTNSQLLNGFIDLPPAEKPACDMIVRKYYPADKVLAFERRFGYKLFEEDRARGLGAAKFDSVSAFSHSTPRLPRPEELCDSDQANALLPGFRMLKPLNFSRPELYGLQARATLMTTAEPPNSITFLNRNGSTLQVEVDAGAPLDSAGVPRGLLFNGLLRNYLRRNVPSYPEFPARDIEFDNIQKFKALKELVTKSLTRPSTASAEPAEPTEPVQPTEMPYLIEMSNDEFEFDAKAKIRELEALETRTRHQQSYLESLKFSINTHPMHLAKYFNEASSVSDYVHLGHHFDARFFRGGVEHTDMRARLDALVRAWLNFVHSNGLNSWLSHGTMYGWLYDGLAFPWDGDHDMQMPIVHLNKLAEKFNQTLIVEDPEVGNGRFFLDVTSSITSRIHGNNNNNIDARFIDVDSGLYVDITGLSVSSDGANKRFDPLIKNFTTQNNISSLTHFKDPNLVEGITGLSYDEMVKAETKQYGNFTKQREHVLKSYFNTVNSRQNGKDKESPDYRYNINKHIQVYNCRNNHYNHLSELSPLRLTFFHGAKAYVPNRVIQILKNEYHAPSNYSYIEFQGRSFVPEFRLWIGKGGLERMAQGAGVPTRVDTDHLKNLDFPETASLFQNAAVLADSEIEEFFSLATNTFHMSIFRQKELELTYDESRSPDQKVEALRGFVSNRAFTGGYKDPFQQRLETVVWYNLLDRSTISYKQLDRELKKAHLENSDKLLELNDLMIRREFDWAREAGYQYPPSDLDFNNLGSRFFAIGENSHNQIFDADPPELVQEWTTI